The Thermoflavifilum sp. genome contains a region encoding:
- a CDS encoding cystathionine gamma-synthase codes for MQLATKLIHAGIEPDPVTGAIMTPIYQTSTYVQEAPGKHKGYEYARTQNPTRTVLENAMTAIENGTYGIAFSSGMAAIQAIMHTLQPGDEVIVSNDLYGGTYRLFTRIFAKYGIRFRFIDLQDPAVLPDILTANSRLVWIETPTNPLIRVIDIAACAEVAHAHQVKLCVDNTFASPWLQNPLDLGADVVVHSATKYLGGHSDVVLGVVVVKDAALAEQLHFIQNSAGAVPGPHDCWLVLRGLKTLHVRMQRHCENARQIAHFLRQHQAVQQVNWCGFPDHPNHEVARRQMRDFGAMMSFALKDDRLETAYRVLSSTRLFALAESLGGVESLIGHPASMTHASIPREERLKSGLSDSLIRLSVGIEDVNDLIADLDQALRQI; via the coding sequence ATGCAATTAGCTACTAAACTGATTCATGCGGGCATAGAACCCGATCCGGTTACAGGAGCCATTATGACGCCCATTTATCAGACCTCCACCTATGTGCAGGAGGCGCCCGGCAAACACAAAGGTTATGAATATGCCCGCACGCAGAATCCTACGCGCACCGTACTGGAAAACGCCATGACGGCGATTGAGAACGGTACATACGGCATTGCTTTCAGCAGCGGCATGGCGGCTATTCAAGCCATTATGCACACACTGCAACCGGGTGATGAGGTGATCGTGTCTAATGATTTGTATGGGGGTACCTATCGTTTATTCACGCGGATATTTGCAAAATATGGCATTCGTTTTCGGTTTATAGATCTCCAGGATCCAGCTGTATTACCGGATATACTCACGGCTAACAGCAGGCTGGTATGGATAGAAACGCCTACCAATCCGTTGATTCGTGTTATCGATATCGCTGCCTGTGCGGAGGTTGCACATGCGCATCAGGTTAAGCTATGTGTGGATAATACTTTTGCTTCACCCTGGCTGCAAAATCCGCTTGACCTTGGCGCTGATGTGGTGGTACATTCCGCAACCAAATATCTCGGTGGGCACAGCGATGTGGTACTGGGCGTGGTGGTGGTGAAAGATGCCGCTCTTGCCGAACAGTTGCATTTCATTCAAAACAGTGCCGGAGCCGTGCCGGGGCCGCACGATTGCTGGCTGGTGTTACGTGGATTGAAAACCCTGCATGTACGCATGCAAAGGCATTGTGAAAACGCCCGACAAATCGCGCATTTTCTCCGACAACATCAGGCCGTGCAACAGGTGAACTGGTGTGGTTTCCCGGATCATCCGAATCATGAAGTTGCCCGCAGGCAGATGCGCGATTTCGGCGCCATGATGTCGTTTGCATTGAAAGACGATCGCCTGGAAACAGCATATCGGGTTTTATCCTCCACCCGGCTGTTTGCACTGGCCGAAAGCCTGGGCGGTGTGGAATCGCTCATCGGCCATCCGGCTTCCATGACACATGCTTCCATTCCGCGTGAAGAACGATTGAAATCGGGTTTATCTGATTCTTTAATTCGCCTGAGTGTGGGCATTGAAGATGTGAACGATCTGATAGCCGATCTGGATCAGGCTTTGCGGCAGATATGA
- a CDS encoding thermonuclease family protein, producing the protein MDFLQKKLKGKKIFLRFDQEKYTQDDILLAYVYLQNKTFINAHLIKQGFAEVDLEASFRYKERFIQYSENRKTKDGLEIQFDESRWVRNT; encoded by the coding sequence ATGGATTTCCTTCAGAAGAAATTAAAGGGGAAAAAAATATTTCTCAGGTTTGATCAGGAAAAATATACTCAGGATGATATTTTGCTTGCCTATGTGTATTTGCAGAACAAAACCTTCATTAATGCGCATCTCATTAAACAAGGTTTTGCAGAAGTAGATCTTGAGGCATCATTCCGTTATAAAGAAAGGTTTATTCAATACAGTGAAAACAGAAAAACGAAGGATGGTTTAGAAATTCAATTTGATGAAAGCCGGTGGGTGCGGAATACATAG
- a CDS encoding ABC transporter permease, with translation MLSFKGCGVRQELANFTLSKRQPMLLTHIGRYVLMLKGMFTRPENWRMYWKEFMRQCVDIGIGSLSIVLIISVFIGGVSTIQTAYQLVSPIIPKSTIGQVVRDTMILEFCPTITSIVLAGVVGSKIASELGNMRVSEQIDALEIMGINTKSYLIFPKILAALLVVPMLVVISGFVGIWSGKVAGVVSGILSAQQYMQGLVLDFKPFNIVFALAKSYTFAFIISSIPAYFGYHVQGGALEIGQASTKAVVISCILILLADYGLAALLLQNG, from the coding sequence GTGTTAAGTTTCAAAGGATGCGGAGTCAGGCAGGAATTAGCTAACTTTACCCTTTCCAAAAGACAACCGATGTTACTCACCCATATAGGCCGGTATGTGTTGATGCTGAAAGGCATGTTTACCCGTCCGGAGAACTGGCGCATGTACTGGAAAGAATTTATGCGGCAATGTGTGGATATTGGCATTGGCTCACTGAGTATTGTGCTGATTATTTCCGTATTCATCGGAGGGGTATCCACCATTCAAACCGCTTATCAGCTGGTGAGTCCTATCATCCCCAAATCGACCATCGGGCAGGTGGTGCGCGATACCATGATTCTGGAATTTTGTCCGACCATCACCAGCATTGTGCTGGCAGGTGTCGTAGGCTCGAAAATCGCATCGGAACTGGGCAACATGCGCGTATCCGAACAGATCGACGCCCTCGAAATCATGGGTATCAACACGAAGAGTTATTTGATTTTTCCGAAAATACTGGCCGCATTGCTGGTGGTGCCCATGCTGGTGGTGATTTCGGGTTTTGTGGGTATCTGGAGCGGCAAGGTGGCGGGAGTGGTTTCAGGCATTCTTTCGGCTCAGCAATACATGCAGGGACTGGTGCTGGATTTTAAACCTTTTAATATTGTTTTTGCACTGGCTAAATCATACACTTTTGCTTTCATCATTTCGTCCATACCGGCTTATTTCGGCTATCATGTGCAGGGCGGCGCACTGGAAATTGGCCAGGCCAGCACAAAGGCGGTGGTCATCAGCTGCATTCTGATTTTGCTGGCCGACTATGGACTGGCAGCGCTGTTGCTGCAGAACGGGTGA
- a CDS encoding ATP-binding cassette domain-containing protein, with protein MIELKHVCKRFGDREILKGISAIMETGKANLIIGASGSGKTVLMKCMVGLLEVDEGEVLYDHVSFSSMSNAERKHIRKEIGMLFQGAALFDSMTVEQNVMFPLEMFSNLSYRERKKRVDACLARVNLQDAHKKYPAEISGGMKKRVGIARAIVLNPKYLFCDEPNSGLDPQTSMLIDKLIHEITVEYNITTVINTHDMNSVMEIGDHIVYLYEGKKQWEGTNKDIIFSKDEKLNQFIFASQFLQDAKEMRQQELLNQRSGNS; from the coding sequence ATGATTGAATTAAAACATGTTTGCAAACGGTTTGGCGATCGAGAAATTCTCAAAGGCATCTCGGCAATCATGGAAACGGGCAAAGCTAATCTGATCATCGGTGCCAGTGGAAGTGGAAAAACTGTACTCATGAAATGCATGGTGGGACTGCTGGAGGTTGATGAAGGTGAGGTGTTATATGATCATGTTTCGTTTTCTTCCATGAGCAATGCCGAACGTAAGCATATCCGCAAGGAAATCGGCATGCTGTTTCAGGGTGCAGCATTGTTCGATAGCATGACGGTGGAGCAAAACGTGATGTTTCCACTGGAAATGTTTTCCAACCTGAGTTATCGCGAACGGAAAAAGCGCGTGGATGCCTGTCTGGCACGTGTGAATCTGCAGGATGCTCACAAAAAATATCCGGCTGAAATCAGTGGTGGTATGAAAAAACGTGTGGGTATTGCACGGGCTATTGTGCTGAATCCGAAATATTTGTTTTGTGATGAGCCCAATTCAGGCCTGGATCCCCAGACTTCCATGCTCATCGATAAGTTGATTCATGAAATTACCGTGGAATACAATATCACTACCGTCATCAATACGCACGACATGAATTCCGTGATGGAAATAGGCGATCATATCGTGTATCTTTATGAAGGTAAAAAGCAATGGGAGGGCACCAATAAAGATATTATTTTCAGCAAAGACGAGAAGTTGAATCAATTTATTTTTGCTTCTCAGTTTTTACAGGATGCTAAAGAAATGCGTCAGCAGGAGTTATTAAATCAGCGATCCGGCAATTCGTAA
- the rpiA gene encoding ribose-5-phosphate isomerase RpiA — MDALTMKKLAGEFAARYVEPHMLIGIGTGSTAYWFIQALGERVKQGLQIQAVATSKESALLASSFEIPILELNNVDEIMLTVDGADEVDPQLQLIKGGGGALLQEKMVAAASQRLVIVADERKLVQQLGKFPLPVEVIPAGWKHVRRRILDMHCPKVELRGQSQPFITDHGHYILDCYFEHIDDAHALNIRLHQIPGVVETGLFLNMATEAIIARADGSIQIIKRES, encoded by the coding sequence ATGGATGCTTTAACGATGAAAAAACTGGCGGGTGAGTTTGCGGCCCGTTATGTGGAGCCTCACATGCTGATTGGCATTGGTACGGGGTCCACGGCTTACTGGTTTATTCAGGCTCTGGGGGAAAGGGTAAAACAGGGCTTACAGATTCAGGCTGTGGCAACTTCAAAAGAAAGCGCTTTGCTGGCTTCTTCTTTTGAGATTCCGATACTGGAGCTCAATAATGTAGATGAAATCATGCTTACGGTTGATGGCGCAGATGAGGTGGATCCGCAGCTTCAGCTCATCAAAGGTGGAGGTGGGGCATTGCTGCAGGAAAAGATGGTGGCTGCCGCTTCACAAAGGCTGGTCATTGTAGCGGATGAGCGGAAACTGGTACAACAATTAGGGAAATTTCCATTACCTGTGGAGGTCATTCCTGCGGGCTGGAAACACGTGCGAAGGCGCATTTTAGATATGCATTGCCCAAAGGTGGAATTGCGCGGGCAGTCGCAACCTTTTATCACAGATCATGGTCATTACATCCTGGATTGTTATTTCGAACATATTGACGATGCCCATGCCCTGAATATACGCCTGCATCAAATTCCAGGTGTGGTTGAAACCGGACTCTTTCTCAATATGGCTACAGAAGCCATTATTGCCCGTGCTGATGGAAGCATTCAAATCATCAAACGCGAATCTTAA
- the ricT gene encoding regulatory iron-sulfur-containing complex subunit RicT: MGCGQCGSGGCGGCSRMDVFNWLAEIPLSPYDKPFDIVEVSFNNGSRKDFYRNTTRHTFEKGDMVTVEGMNGFDVGMVSLTGELVKLQMKKRRVADTPDLKKILRRATADDLAKMEASKKKEKDFLIRSRAIARSMGLEMKLTEVEIQADGKKATFYYTADERVDFRELIKVYASEFRVKVEMRQIGARQESAKVGGIGTCGRELCCSTWLSDFKSVSTTAARYQNLSINQAKLSGQCGRLKCCLNYELDTYLDALKDFPEEADVLQTTSGPAILQKRDIFKNLMWYAYEHNPTKPYALTIERVKEILALNKQGIAVEELKPVEELPVKNKIEEPEFVDVVGQISLKSLEKASKRRKQRQKKTQGQNKKKNNS, translated from the coding sequence ATGGGATGTGGACAATGTGGGTCCGGCGGATGTGGAGGATGCAGCAGAATGGATGTGTTCAACTGGCTTGCCGAAATACCGTTATCACCGTATGATAAGCCTTTTGACATTGTTGAAGTAAGTTTTAACAACGGTAGCCGAAAAGACTTTTATCGTAATACAACCCGGCATACTTTTGAAAAGGGCGATATGGTCACCGTAGAGGGTATGAATGGGTTTGATGTGGGCATGGTAAGCCTCACGGGTGAACTGGTAAAGCTGCAAATGAAAAAAAGGCGCGTAGCCGATACACCGGACCTGAAAAAAATACTCAGACGCGCAACCGCCGATGACCTCGCTAAAATGGAGGCCTCTAAAAAAAAGGAAAAAGATTTTCTGATCCGAAGCCGGGCCATTGCCCGAAGCATGGGGCTGGAGATGAAACTGACGGAAGTAGAAATCCAGGCCGACGGGAAAAAAGCTACTTTTTACTACACGGCCGATGAACGGGTCGACTTCCGCGAATTGATTAAGGTGTATGCCAGCGAATTCCGCGTCAAGGTGGAAATGCGGCAAATTGGTGCACGGCAGGAATCCGCCAAGGTGGGCGGCATCGGCACCTGTGGCCGCGAGCTGTGTTGCTCTACCTGGTTATCCGATTTCAAATCGGTGAGTACTACCGCCGCCCGTTATCAAAATCTTTCCATCAATCAGGCTAAGCTCTCCGGTCAGTGCGGGCGATTGAAATGTTGTCTGAACTACGAACTCGATACCTATTTAGACGCATTGAAAGATTTTCCAGAAGAAGCGGATGTATTGCAAACCACTTCAGGCCCCGCCATCCTGCAAAAAAGAGATATTTTCAAAAACCTGATGTGGTACGCCTACGAACATAATCCCACCAAACCCTATGCCCTGACTATCGAAAGGGTAAAAGAAATCCTTGCCCTGAATAAACAGGGAATTGCGGTGGAAGAATTAAAACCTGTAGAAGAGCTCCCTGTCAAAAATAAAATCGAAGAACCCGAGTTCGTGGATGTGGTAGGTCAGATCAGCCTGAAATCCCTGGAAAAAGCCAGCAAACGCCGAAAACAACGGCAGAAAAAAACACAGGGACAAAACAAGAAAAAAAACAATTCCTGA
- a CDS encoding M1 family aminopeptidase, whose protein sequence is MIVGSDERRHAWMDEGFNTFIDVYASEIFHHGEYAPKRDGEYAPHGGNPADELIPYMTNNLVPPIMTRADVIPPQYLHPLEYFKTAYGLVLLRELILGHQRFDSAFRTYIRRWAYKHPSPDDFFRTMDNVSGEDLSWFWRGWFQHHWQLDQAIQQVRYVHDDPAQGALLMLENRRQMVMPVVLKITQANGDTLRYHLPVEIWQQGARYEVKLPTHMPLKQVEIDPDHLLPDVDRKNNVWTSDAKT, encoded by the coding sequence ATGATCGTGGGCAGCGATGAGCGGCGACATGCCTGGATGGATGAAGGGTTTAACACTTTCATCGATGTGTATGCTTCAGAAATCTTTCATCATGGTGAATATGCGCCCAAGCGCGACGGCGAATACGCCCCGCATGGCGGCAATCCGGCCGATGAACTCATTCCCTATATGACCAATAACCTTGTGCCACCCATCATGACCCGGGCCGATGTGATTCCGCCGCAGTACCTGCATCCGCTGGAATATTTCAAAACGGCATACGGACTGGTCTTGCTGCGGGAACTCATTTTAGGACATCAGCGATTCGACTCCGCCTTTCGAACCTATATCCGGCGCTGGGCATATAAACATCCCTCGCCCGATGATTTTTTCAGAACCATGGACAATGTATCGGGTGAAGACCTGAGCTGGTTCTGGCGAGGGTGGTTTCAGCATCACTGGCAGCTCGATCAGGCTATTCAACAGGTGCGATATGTCCATGATGATCCCGCACAGGGGGCGTTGCTCATGCTTGAAAACCGCCGGCAGATGGTGATGCCCGTGGTATTGAAAATTACCCAAGCCAATGGCGATACGCTTCGTTATCATTTGCCTGTAGAAATCTGGCAACAGGGCGCGCGGTATGAAGTGAAATTGCCCACCCATATGCCGCTCAAGCAGGTGGAAATCGATCCCGATCATCTATTGCCTGATGTGGATCGGAAAAATAATGTGTGGACATCCGACGCAAAGACATAA
- the katG gene encoding catalase/peroxidase HPI, with the protein MENKQTAAKCPFSGAVQQNGFKLGGTKNADWWPNRLDLSMLRQNSERSNPLDRGFDYRQAFLSLDYEQLKKDLRELMTQSQDWWPADFGHYGGLFIRMAWHSAGTYRIWDGRGGSRKGLQRFAPLNSWPDNANLDKARRLLWPIKQKYGQKISWADLLILAGNVAMESMGFKTFGFSGGREDVWEPDQSIYWGSENKWLTDDARFSSNGNGVHHPEALETPLAAVEMGLIYVNPEGPNRNPDPVAAAKHIRESFKRMAMNDEETVALIAGGHTFGKTHGAGDPSYLGPEPEAADIEHQGLGWISRYKSGKGPDAITGGPEVIWTTKPTQWTHDFFKHLFEYEWELTKSPAGAWQWVAKNAEPTIPDPFDPSKKRLPTMLTTDLALRFDPIYEKISRHFYEHPDAFADAFARAWFKLTHRDMGPKTRYIGPEAPTEDLIWQDPIPPVNHPLVEEADIQQLKQRILNSGLSVSDLVTTAWAAASTYRDSDKRGGANGARIRLEPQRSWAVNNPQRLARVLQVLETIQTEFNDAQTQGKRISLSDLIVLGGVAAVEKAARDAGFDIKVPFTPGRMDATQEQTDVESFSYLEPFADGFRNYIKAITSVPAEHLLVDKAELLTLSVPEMTVLIGGMRALNANYDGSDWGILTDRPGQLTNDFFVNLLDMRYSWHPLDEQKYYFEIRDRKTGQRKWRATRVDLIFGSHSELRAVAEVYASDDAREKFVRDFVKAWHKVMELDRFDLHP; encoded by the coding sequence ATGGAAAACAAACAAACTGCTGCTAAATGCCCCTTCAGCGGGGCCGTTCAGCAAAACGGATTCAAGTTAGGAGGTACGAAAAACGCCGACTGGTGGCCAAATCGACTCGACCTGTCGATGCTCAGGCAAAACAGTGAGCGCTCAAATCCTTTAGATCGGGGATTTGATTATCGACAGGCTTTTCTTTCATTGGATTATGAACAACTCAAAAAAGACCTGCGCGAGCTGATGACACAGTCGCAGGACTGGTGGCCGGCCGATTTCGGCCATTATGGAGGCCTGTTCATCCGCATGGCCTGGCATAGCGCCGGCACCTACCGCATCTGGGACGGCCGTGGTGGCTCCAGAAAAGGTTTGCAGCGTTTTGCGCCCCTTAACAGCTGGCCCGATAATGCGAATCTCGATAAGGCCCGGCGCCTGCTATGGCCTATCAAACAGAAATACGGACAGAAAATTTCCTGGGCCGACCTGCTCATCCTGGCCGGTAATGTGGCTATGGAATCGATGGGCTTTAAAACTTTCGGCTTTTCCGGCGGTCGGGAAGATGTCTGGGAACCCGACCAGAGCATTTACTGGGGTTCGGAAAACAAATGGCTGACCGACGATGCTCGCTTTTCGAGCAATGGCAACGGTGTTCATCATCCGGAAGCACTGGAAACACCCCTGGCTGCCGTAGAAATGGGATTGATTTATGTGAATCCTGAAGGGCCCAACCGCAATCCCGATCCTGTTGCCGCCGCCAAGCATATCCGCGAATCGTTCAAACGCATGGCTATGAACGACGAAGAAACTGTGGCCCTGATTGCCGGCGGCCATACTTTCGGGAAAACGCATGGAGCGGGCGACCCGAGCTACCTGGGACCGGAACCGGAAGCCGCCGATATCGAACACCAGGGGCTGGGCTGGATCAGCCGTTACAAAAGCGGCAAAGGCCCCGATGCCATTACCGGCGGACCTGAAGTGATCTGGACCACAAAGCCCACACAATGGACGCACGACTTCTTCAAACATCTCTTCGAATACGAATGGGAGCTCACCAAAAGTCCGGCAGGAGCCTGGCAATGGGTGGCCAAAAACGCCGAACCCACCATTCCCGACCCCTTCGATCCGTCCAAAAAACGTTTGCCCACCATGCTGACCACCGATCTGGCGCTGCGTTTTGATCCGATTTATGAAAAAATATCCCGGCATTTCTACGAGCATCCCGATGCGTTTGCCGATGCTTTCGCCCGCGCCTGGTTTAAGCTCACCCATCGTGACATGGGACCCAAAACGCGGTATATCGGTCCGGAAGCCCCGACGGAAGACCTGATCTGGCAGGATCCCATTCCGCCTGTAAATCATCCGCTCGTCGAGGAAGCCGATATCCAGCAGCTGAAACAACGCATACTCAATTCCGGCCTGTCGGTCTCCGATCTGGTAACAACCGCCTGGGCGGCTGCTTCCACCTATCGTGATTCGGATAAACGCGGAGGTGCCAACGGTGCCCGCATCCGACTGGAACCCCAGCGCAGCTGGGCAGTGAACAATCCCCAGCGGCTCGCACGGGTGCTGCAGGTCCTGGAAACCATCCAGACGGAGTTTAACGATGCACAAACCCAGGGCAAACGCATCTCCCTATCCGACCTGATTGTACTGGGTGGAGTGGCCGCTGTAGAGAAAGCCGCACGTGACGCAGGTTTCGATATCAAGGTGCCCTTCACGCCCGGCCGCATGGATGCAACCCAGGAACAAACCGATGTGGAATCGTTCAGCTATCTGGAACCCTTTGCCGATGGCTTCCGCAACTATATCAAGGCGATTACTTCCGTGCCGGCCGAACACCTGCTGGTCGATAAAGCTGAGCTGCTTACCCTCAGCGTTCCGGAAATGACCGTGTTGATCGGCGGCATGCGTGCATTGAACGCCAATTACGACGGTTCAGACTGGGGTATCTTAACCGACCGCCCGGGCCAGCTCACCAATGATTTCTTCGTGAATCTGCTGGATATGCGCTATAGCTGGCATCCGCTCGATGAACAGAAATACTATTTCGAGATCCGCGACCGAAAAACCGGCCAGCGCAAATGGCGGGCTACCCGGGTTGACCTGATCTTTGGCTCCCATTCCGAACTGCGAGCCGTGGCGGAAGTATATGCCAGCGACGATGCCCGAGAAAAATTTGTACGCGATTTTGTGAAAGCCTGGCATAAAGTCATGGAGCTGGATCGCTTCGACCTGCATCCGTAA
- a CDS encoding TonB-dependent receptor, whose amino-acid sequence MKKLCFILSVLFCMQSVYAQIKYVDSSMVNKIHVLREIEITERKTDYSTNHVSSSLRITTPLRKLPQNIQIITAQVLADQQVTVMGNDVIHSVSGATHLEHWSMYTRINMRGGRASEFRNGMDVSSSWGPLSVDMGLVDRIEFVKGPAGFMLSNGEPGAIMNVVTKKPSGSRTHEISMMMGSYAFYRASVDLDDRIDQKGKWLYRFNLIGQIENSFRPYEFDHRLSVHPVITYRINDQTDITAEYTLQQVNMSDVGSPYAYSPKKFADVSRNFTTLEPGLVPTRITDQNLFLYFHHQLNMYWRLTIQAAYFNDIQQGSDIWPSSLDSAGNMIRGVSNFDVLSQYAFGQAFFNGDIQTRNIHHRILAGLDLGNKQNWYDWSQYHALDTRDRPFNIYQPIYGSPANGLPDFDRSKSIRERAGNNTVNQNYTAVYLQDELGLWNDRIRLTLAGRYTDVKQSDYGTAYEANHFTPRIGLNISLNQQTSLYLLFDQSFLPQSGLLRGNKTPRPQTGNDLEMGLKKDWMHEKWSTTLSVYRIQKNGLLVNDPDTTDNPDNRYSLQIGQSTAKGIELDMRGHIANGLRMILNYAYTDSRITRDVDKNKIGQSIPGYAHHIANVWLTYQWQNGLWKGFGLSAGCFYQKDRSSWGLQHDGILNMPLPDYFRLDGGLFWEKDHLKINFTANNLLNTNLYSGASYANFYYWQAEPPRNYKLGVYYRF is encoded by the coding sequence ATGAAAAAATTATGCTTTATACTTTCTGTTCTATTTTGCATGCAATCGGTTTATGCACAGATTAAGTATGTAGATTCATCAATGGTAAATAAGATTCATGTCTTACGTGAAATAGAAATTACAGAACGAAAAACCGATTATTCAACGAACCACGTTTCCTCTTCCCTGAGGATAACCACACCTTTGCGAAAACTTCCACAGAACATTCAGATCATTACGGCTCAAGTATTGGCTGATCAACAGGTGACTGTGATGGGGAATGATGTTATTCATAGCGTAAGTGGTGCTACACATTTAGAACACTGGAGCATGTACACGCGCATTAATATGCGAGGTGGGCGTGCTTCCGAATTTCGGAATGGCATGGATGTGAGTTCAAGCTGGGGGCCGCTTTCGGTGGATATGGGTCTGGTAGATCGAATCGAGTTTGTTAAAGGGCCTGCAGGGTTTATGTTGTCGAACGGAGAACCTGGCGCCATTATGAATGTGGTAACGAAAAAACCTTCGGGAAGTAGGACACATGAAATTTCAATGATGATGGGTAGTTATGCATTTTACCGCGCAAGTGTAGATTTAGATGATCGAATAGATCAGAAAGGGAAATGGTTGTATCGTTTTAACTTAATCGGTCAGATAGAGAATTCTTTTCGACCTTATGAATTTGATCATCGACTTAGCGTACATCCTGTGATTACTTATCGGATCAATGATCAAACTGATATTACAGCCGAATATACCCTGCAACAGGTAAATATGTCGGATGTAGGTTCGCCTTATGCATACTCACCGAAAAAATTTGCTGATGTTTCCAGAAATTTTACCACATTGGAACCTGGATTGGTACCTACGCGGATTACAGATCAGAACCTGTTTCTGTATTTCCATCATCAGTTGAATATGTATTGGAGGCTCACCATTCAAGCCGCCTATTTTAATGACATACAGCAAGGATCGGATATATGGCCATCATCGCTTGATAGTGCGGGCAATATGATTCGTGGCGTATCCAATTTTGATGTGCTTAGCCAGTATGCTTTCGGCCAAGCCTTTTTCAATGGTGATATCCAGACGAGAAATATTCATCATCGTATACTTGCTGGACTTGACCTCGGAAATAAGCAAAACTGGTATGATTGGAGCCAATATCATGCTCTAGATACCAGAGACAGGCCCTTCAATATTTATCAACCTATATATGGTTCTCCTGCAAATGGATTACCCGATTTTGATCGCTCTAAAAGTATCAGGGAACGAGCAGGTAATAATACCGTAAATCAGAATTATACAGCAGTTTACTTGCAGGATGAGCTGGGGTTATGGAACGACCGCATCAGGCTTACATTAGCAGGCCGATACACTGATGTAAAGCAATCTGACTATGGTACTGCTTATGAGGCTAATCATTTTACTCCGCGTATAGGACTTAATATATCCTTAAACCAGCAAACTTCATTGTATCTGTTATTTGATCAATCTTTTCTTCCGCAATCCGGATTGTTGCGTGGCAACAAAACGCCCAGGCCACAAACCGGCAATGACCTGGAAATGGGCCTTAAGAAAGACTGGATGCATGAAAAATGGAGTACTACTTTATCGGTTTACCGAATCCAGAAAAATGGATTACTCGTGAACGATCCAGATACTACCGATAATCCAGATAATCGCTATTCATTGCAGATAGGCCAATCTACAGCCAAAGGGATAGAACTGGATATGAGAGGTCATATTGCAAACGGATTAAGAATGATATTGAATTATGCCTACACAGATTCCAGAATCACCAGGGATGTGGATAAAAATAAGATTGGACAATCTATTCCCGGATATGCACACCATATAGCTAATGTGTGGCTCACTTATCAGTGGCAGAATGGTTTATGGAAAGGCTTTGGATTATCAGCAGGATGTTTTTATCAGAAAGACCGAAGTTCATGGGGCTTGCAACATGATGGAATTCTTAACATGCCTTTGCCAGATTATTTCCGATTGGATGGTGGTTT